Proteins from a genomic interval of Nematostella vectensis chromosome 5, jaNemVect1.1, whole genome shotgun sequence:
- the LOC5509164 gene encoding U3 small nucleolar ribonucleoprotein protein MPP10: MASVSNLVACASKFDSLAKTPETFFKPSEDLSKETLQSTKSLYDFSRQSDEHYANFAGFISSRRCTLNELLVDNFDDEQIWQQIELLNEPSFSALKSALKKIQSVKSIDLTGGVSDKKITSSSNYQEILFESEDEDDKLRNDVNALRTMAPASSSDEDDNDESDKKDQQRNRPAEVSYDIEKSDYDDDNGDDDNYDYDEEEESNINNNESKKKSKGRPSKGDSIVDDRFFKLSEMNDFLDKMDQEYENARGGKEKPDDENDIDLFMDVDEDYIDSSGGDDDDDDDDDDDDDWGDAMGAASAAVGRASSNLKERKSRKVSELKYADFFDPPSGENTKKQSNVNDDDRNGDESNDNGSGDDNLMSEDDADDYKDQENEMEGSEDSDTNNNNESEGHLSTHEKRQKKLKQKIQELEKENLSKKPWQMSGETGSKARPINSLLEEDLNFDHTAVAAPPITEETTQNLEDIIKQRIKDEAWDDVERKAKPVLQPYEYKKKMPLDQEKSKLSLSQIYEQEYLKQTSEPESKKAAEDEENPAHAEIKTMMTKLFTKLDALSNFHFTPKPLKPEIKIVTNTPVINMEEIAPVSTSDAMLLAPEETHEKKPELKGDNEKTDTDKKRARRAKKLKQRTKAKDKDRKRKLVDKMKPGLRNKYAKKDALDRLEKESKSSKSVSLMREDGDKKSLKSSTAFFSKLQDEVKQQVKAKKETKASKKKVASTSHLRL; encoded by the exons atggcgtcgGTATCGAACCTCGTGGCGTGCGCTTCCAAATTTGATTCCCTCGCCAAAACTCCTGAGACGTTTTTCAAGCCCAGTGAAGATTTATCAAAAGAAACCTTACAAAGTACAAAGAGCCTCTATGACTTTTCTAGACAAAGCGACGAACATTATGCGAATTTCGCGGGATTTATATCCAGTAGAAGGTGCACCCTGAACGAACTTCTTGTCGATAATTTCGACGACGAGCAGATTTGGCAACAAATTGAACTACTAAACGAGCCAAGTTTTAGTGCTCTCAAATCCGCGTTGAAGAAAATACAGAGTGTAAAAAGTATAGATCTCACTGGAGGTGTGAGTGACAAAAAAATCACCAGCAGCAGTAATTATCAAGAAATACTATTTGAAAGTGAAGACGAGGATGATAAATTGCGAAATGATGTTAATGCACTTAGGACTATGGCCCCTGCGTCATCTTCAGATgaggatgataatgatgaaagtGATAAGAAAGACCAGCAGAGAAACAGACCAGCAGAGGTCTCTTATGACATAGAGAAAAGTGATTATGACGATGACaatggcgatgatgataattatgattatgatgaagAGGAAGAATCCAACATAAATAACAatgaatctaaaaaaaagtcaaaagGGAGGCCTTCAAAAGGAGACTCCATTGTTGACGACAGATTCTTCAAGTTATCAGAAATGAATGATTTTCTTGATAAAATGGACCAGGAATACGAGAATGCCCGGGGTGGCAAAGAGAAGCCAGATGACGAAAACGACATAGATTTGTTTATGGATGTGGATGAAGATTATATTGACAGTAGtgggggtgatgatgatgatgacgacgatgatgatgacgatgatgactgGGGTGATGCAATGGGGGCAGCTTCTGCAGCGGTTGGAAG GGCCTCATCCAACCTGAAAGAGAGAAAATCAAGAAAGGTCTCTGAGTTGAAGTATGCCGACTTTTTTGATCCACCAAGTGGTGAAAATACCAAGAAGCAATCCAAtgtgaatgatgatgatagaaaTGGTGATGAAAGTAATGATAATGGAAGTGGTGATGACAACTTGATGTCAGAGGATGATGCAGATGATTATAAAGATCAAGAGAATGAAATGGAGGGCAGTGAGGATTCAGATacaaataacaacaatgaAAGTGAAGGTCACCTTTCTACCCATgagaaaagacaaaaaaag CTAAAACAAAAGATTCAAGagctagaaaaagaaaaccttTCCAAGAAGCCATGGCAGATGAGTGGAGAGACCGGAAGTAAAGCACGTCCTATCAACAGTCTGCTAGAAGAGGACCTGAATTTCGACCACACTGCGGTTGCAG CCCCACCAATCACAGAGgaaacaacacaaaatttGGAGGACATcataaaacaaagaataaaAGATGAG GCATGGGATGATGTTGAACGCAAAGCCAAGCCAGTCTTGCAGCCGTACGAGTACAAGAAGAAAATGCCTCTTGATCAAGAGAAAAGCAAACTGAGCCTGAGTCAAATTTATGAGCAGGAGTACTTAAAGCAGACGTCCGAACCT GAAAGTAAGAAGGCGGCCGAGGATGAAGAGAACCCTGCTCATGCTGAGATCAAGACCATGATGACAAAGTTATTTACCAAACTGGATGCTCTCTCAAATTTCCATTTCACACCCAAACCT CTTAAGCCAGAGATCAAGATTGTGACCAACACCCCTGTTATTAACATGGAAGAGATTGCCCCTGTATCTACCAGTGATGCTATGCTTCTAGCACCAGAGGAGACTCACGAGAAAAAGCCAGAACTGAAAGGAGATAATGAGAAGACAGATACTGACAAAAAGCGTGCAAGAAGAGCCAAGAAACTCAAACAGCGAACAAAAGCGAAAGACAAAGACAGGAAGAGAAAACTTGTGGACAAGATGAAGCCTGGACTTAGGAATAAGTATGCGAAGAAAGATGCACTGGATAGGCTAGAGAAAGAAAGCAAAAGCTCAAAGAGTGTATCACTGATGCGGGAGGATGGTGATAAGAAAAGTTTAAAGTCATCTACTGCTTTCTTTTCCAAACTACAAGATGAAGTCAAACAACAagttaaagcaaaaaaagagACTAAAGCAAGTAAGAAGAAGGTGGCCAGTACTTCTCATCTGAGGTTATGA
- the LOC5509160 gene encoding sperm-associated antigen 8 — MSDTVSIIRHSNNGGKTLLDNWVEERQSAPFEDPSVSIPQLHKFGHRGVLTTDFEAEPEKLTTVRHSYRSPEPLGIRTIGVREQMMREELMKQVSEEVQQEFNPPPPEVEYKSVTHKDFNKEFTPIVKEPTMPHDLCKEQPATFWSERSTEVHGISQVKTKDTPFRKNAAFSTPIDEYRDAPKPGEEWKF, encoded by the exons atgtcGGACACAGTTAGTATTATAAGGCATAGCAATAACGGAGGAAAAACATTACTGGATAATTGGGTAGAAGAG AGGCAATCTGCACCGTTTGAGGACCCATCCGTCAGTATTCCACAACTCCACAAATTTGGTCATCGG GGTGTCTTGACAACAGATTTTGAGGCTGAGCCAGAAAAGCTGACCACAGTTCGACACTCTTACAGATCCCCAGAGCCCCTTGGCATTCGGACAATCGGAGTCCGAGAACAGATGATGAGAGAAGAGCTCATGAAACAAGTGAGCGAGGAAGTTCAGCAAGAATTCAACCCACCCCCTCCTGAAGTGGAATATAAATCTGTAACTCACAAGGACTTCAATAAAG AATTTACTCCGATTGTGAAGGAACCCACCATGCCACACGACTTGTGCAAAGAACAACCTGCGACATTTTGGTCGGAGCGGTCAACTGAAGTTCAT GGTATTTCacaagtgaaaacaaaagacaccCCATTTCGCAAGAATGCAGCATTCAGCACACCTATAGACGAGTACAGGGACGCCCCAAAGCCAGGAGAGGAATGGAAATTCTGA